The genome window AGTATTCTTTCAACTTCATTGTAGTAGATCGACTCTGATATTATTAGGCCGCAAACCTCAAGCTTGAACTTACCCTATAGAGCTGACCTTGCTGCGGAGTCGGGCAAGGCTAATGTGTTCTAGAACCCACGGAAATTAGTTTCTCCAACTCTTGCGTGATAGTCTAGAACAGCGAAAAATATCTCAGGCGTCGAACGGACTCATGCAGAGCGAGCGTTGAGCTAAAGAGTCATGGTCTGATCACCTGCCATTTTCTGTCACGAGTAAGTCGGATTGAACCCCATTTATCATCTGGAGTACCCCGGACCCTATCCCATGCAAGACCTCGGCATGCTATCTTATCTGATCGGATCAGGAAGAATAAAGATGCGAGATGTCCGTCGGAGTTTATGCCGTCTTCGGCGGTATCTCTGATCATCTTTGGAGAACAGACAGCGGCACAGTTCAAGGGCAGAAGTGTCAgaaattaagaaaaaatagtTACAACAGTCTTAATACTACAAAAACATGATATTGTAATGTCATGACAtctttcatcatctttcATGTATCCGACATACCGAGGCAGCCTCTAATAGCGTCGTCGTCATGGTCCACTTTTTAGAGAAGCCGAGGTATCCAAGTCTTAGCCTCATCGATTTTCCCGACATCGCTTGGACCGAGCGACGCCCCATAAAGTTCAATCTCCCCTTAATCTACCCGTTCTGatcccatcatcaacctctctcctccatctcaccaCAATCCGGGGTAAAACAAGACACATCCACATCACAATGCCTCCGCAAAATCCAGACTGGGTCAAGGCCCTCAAGCCCTCCGGCCCCCAAGGTTCAGAGCTTCTGGCCCAAGAACGCGCCAACTCTGACATCAACGTTGATCAGCTGTCTACTTTCCTCTTCACAAAAGAAGTGCTCGACAGAAATGAAAAGATTCTCAAGATTCTGCAGGCTGATCCTGTTTTTGACAAGGAGCAGAACTACTTCAGGGGGCGAACAGATAGACTTGAGGCTGCGCTTGCGAGAGCCAAGGCTTTGAGGAGATTATCTGTCAAGCATAACTGGAATGATGAGGAGCATCACGCTGCCAATGATCTGATCAGTGAGCCTACGCCTTATGGTCTTCACGCCACTATGTTCTTGAAGACGCTTGAGGAGCAGGGTACACCGGCACAGCATAAGCTTTTCCTTGAGAGGGCGCGAAACTATGAGATCATCGGATGCTACGCACAGACCGAGTTGGGTCACGGTTCTAATGTTCGCGGTCTGGAGACTACTGCCACTTGGAATCAAGAGGACAAGACCTTTACTATCCACTCGCCTCACCTCACAGCTTCAAAGTGGTGGATCGGTTCTCTGGGCAAGGCCGCCAACCACGCTGTCGTCGTCGCGCAGCTCATCCTCAACGGCAAGCCCTACGGTCCTCACCCCTTCGTTGTCCCCATTCGCGACATGAAGACCCATGAGCCTCTTCCCGATATCCACGTTGGCGATATCGGCCCCAAGTTCGGCTACAACACCATGGATAACGGCTTCCTGCTCTTCAACAACGTCAAGATCCCCCACGTCAACATGCTGAACCGCTTCTCCGGCGTTGACCCCGAGACCGGAAAGTACATCCGTCCCTCAAACCCAGCTCTCATCTACGGAACTTTGACTTTCATCCGATCATCCATTGTTTTCCAGTCTGGTTCCGTTCTTGCTCGTGGTGTCACCATCGCTACGCGTTACTGCGCTGTTCGCAGACAGTTCCAGGAccgtgatgctgatgctagTGAGACTGGTGAGAACCAGGTTCTCAACTACACAATGGTTCAGCACCGTCTTCTACCCCTACTCGCTTCCTCATACGCGCTTTTCTTCACTGGTCGCGCTATGATTAACCTCTATAACGCCAACCAGAAGCGCATGGCCCAACGTCGCGATGCTGGTGACGCCAAGCGCAAGCCTGGCCCTGAGGAGCTCAGCCCTGGCAGCGATCATCTTGCTGACCTCCATGCCATCTCCTGCTCTCTCAAGGCCTTTGCTTCCACCACTGCTGCTGAAGGTCTGGAAGTCTGCCGTCGCGCTTGCGGTGGTCACGGTTACTCCGCTTTCTCTGGTATTGGCAGCTGGTATGCTGATTATCTTCCTACTGTCACATGGGAGGGTGACAACTACATGCTTACCCAGCAAGTCGCTCGATACCTCCTCAAGTCCGCCCGCGCTGTTCTTGCCGGCAAGGCTCCCGATAACGGTATCTCTCGTATCTTCAAGGAGTTCATTCGCCGACAGGATATCGGTGCTGCTTTCGACGTCCTCGACAGCGACCAAGATCTCGTTGATGCTTTCGCATGGCGTGTATCTTTCCTGACCTTTGAGGCTCTCAAGCACCgcgatgaggagaagcaaTCATGGAACAGCCTCCTTATCGACTTCTGGCGTCTGTCCACTGCCTACGCTCAGTACCAAGTCGTCAAGAACTTCCACGAAGCTCTCCAAGACGAAACCACCAAGAAGTCCCTCGACCCCAACACTCTCGCCATCATGCATAAGCTCTTCGAGCTCTTCGCTCTGCATAACCTCCAGAGCTCTGCCTCCGAGTTCTTCACCAGCGCCGCCACAACAGTTCGCCAAATCCAGCTCGCCCGCACAAAGCGAACTCTCTCactgcttgatgagatccgACCTCACGCCGTCAGACTCGTTGACGCTTGGTCATTCCCTGATTGGCAACTCGACAGTGCCCTTGGTCGCTATGATGGCAAGGTTTATGAGGACTTGTTCCATCGTGCTTCGGAGGTCAACCCTGTTAACGACATTGTGTTTGATCCTTATCCTGAGTCCGATGTGCTGTTCCGTAAGAACGGAAGTGGTCCTAAGGCGAAGTTGTAAGAGAGAGCGCTTGATACCTGTACTCCAAAATAGTATTACCTAGTCTTTTGTAttgtttatttatatagataACTTAGAGGATTAATAGCCTGTTTAAACTTATCTTGGATGCTTTTTAGTCTATGAAAGTCTTGTTTGCGTCGTTTAAGTGGacttgatgatcttcatgACCATGTCTGTTGAATGACTTTTGAAGAGCtgtgagcttcttgcccGCGGAGCTGAGCCATTACACAGCCATGATATGTCAACCCATCAAATAGACTACACAATGCATTTTCTATACTGGGATTCGAGACTTCTATGAATATCTCTCAAGTATATTGCTACAATTTGAAGCCACAGACTGTAACACAAACTCCTAACAGTCTTTTGACACTCAGGCAGCTGCCATCGACCTTGAATATCTCAAAGAATTCGACGTGATGGTGTACTGGCGCACGTCTCTTCACCTCCAAGAATACTCTTCTATCCCTTGGGCTAGAAACGCCAACACCAGATGTTCATATCATAGGTTCGCAATGATCTTGCGACTCATTGTTCGGCTGTTCTTTACCTATGTGTATTAGGGCTGAGGCCTCTTTTAAactttcattctcatcagacAGGCCGGATGCTCAAGATGTCTTTGATACTATTCCTGTCAATGCTAAGGAGCTGTTCTGGATCAATGGGATGACTCGAAGATGGGACGGTTACTTGCACTCTCAGCGTCACATGGTGCGATTCTCAGGTGGCCAAGTGGTGGATGAACAAAGTCTTGTGTGCTTGTGTTTgaagtttactatattactCCAGTTTTCGATTCTTATATAGATACTCATATAGATAATCGTGAAGTTAATTATACAGACATTTTTAAGGTTCAGGATGTTCAAGGAGAGGAGCCTTGAAATTCAATAGAATTGCTCTATTAGTGAGAGCGATAACAATGCTGCACTCTTTGTCCAGTGTCTTTGGAACTCGATATTCGTTTATGACATTCTTATCTATTCACCGATCTACTATTGGCTATTCCTCAATAAGTTTAGATTCGGCTAGGACGGGATGACATGGCAAATCTGACTGGCTTGTTGCCACCGCATTTACACAACAGCAGAAATGCTACTAATTATAGCACGAATGAGGTCCAGGCAACTTTCCTCCCGACATCTTTTTATGCAACGTCAACCTTTAAACCCCAGACCAGATCATCGACTCCTCGCTCCTCAACTTATCACCCTGgatcaacagcaacacaaTGGCCGCCGACAGACAGCCCGAGATTATCTTGTATGACCTTGCATGTATTAAGAACACATGCTTCTCGCCCGTTGTTTGGAAGATCCGGTTGATGCTCAACTATAAGGACATTCCTTACGAGACTATCTTCCTTGAATTCCCTGATATTGAGCCAAAGCTCAAGGAACTGTAAGCTATACGAACTCTCGATCAATATCCTCTTCACTTCTATTGGTATGACAAGCCGACTAACCGGAACCAGAGGCCTAGAGGCTCAcgactccagctccagctccgctCGCTACACTGTCCCAACAATCCACCATGTCCCCACCGGCAAATACATCATGGACTCACCCGCCATAGCCGAATTTCTCGAATCAACCTACCCAGACCCTCCACTTTCCCCTAGCTCTAAGCTCGGTCGCGAGATCGAAACCAAAGCTCGCGGCGCCATCGGTCCCGCATTCCGCATCTCCGTTACACCACGTGAGAACCTCATCCTGTCGCCACGAGCTCAAGAGTATTTTCGAGCCAAGAATGAAGCTCGAATAGGATGCAAGCTGGAAGACTTGATGGACTcagagaaagaggagaagacaTGGCAAGCTGTTGAGGGCAAGATGAACGAGCTGAGTaatttgatgatgacgaacaAGGATAAAGGGCCATTCCTGCTGGGTGACAAGCCGTGTTACACTGATTTCTTCATCGCTGCTTCGCTCCAATCGGCGAGAACtattgatgaggagatcTTTCAGCGTTGTGCTGCATATCCTGGTTTCAAGGCTATCTACGAGGCTTGTATCCTttggatggagaagaagaattaGGTCAAGGACTAGTTTAACTAGATAAGATTTACCTAGAGTATTTACCTAGTAGTATTTACCTAGTATAAAATAGGTAGTATAAAGTATCTAGTATAGAAGACTTAGTATGGAAGACCTAGTATAGGAGACCTAGTAAAGAAGACCtagtataaaatacttagtattatagttacaGGCTTAGCTCCTTCTATTTATCCTACTTAAACAGGTGCTTGTTTACTGGCGTAACAGCATCTCTCCCCTCCAACACAGCCATGACATTCTCCATAGCCAACCTCTCAAACCCGATCGACGTATCAAGCGCACCACCAGCAGTATGGCACGTCAAAGTCGCAtttctcatcttctgcaACCTCGGATTCGGCCTCGGTTCATCCTCAAAAACGTCCAAACCCACTGCAAACAAGTGGCCGGAATCCACAGCGTCAGCCACAGCTTCTTCGTCTACCAAACTCCCGCGTGCGACATTCACCAGCCGTGAccctttcttcatcttggctATCTCTGCGCGTCCGAGGATCTTCTTCCCGCCTGCACCGGGAGCAGCTATGACGATGCAGTCGGCGATGGCGAGCATGTCTTGTAGCTTGGGGTAGTTTGTTGCTTCGATGGCTGCTTCTTGCTCTGGTGATTTGGGGAAGGGGTCGTAGTATGCAATACGCATACCAAGAGCCTTGTAAGTTTTGAGGGCAATCTGATAACCGATATTGCCAAGACCAATTATACCCAGTGTATGACCGCGAGGGTTGAATGCTGTAAGTTGCGTATGAGCATGTGCATCTCGAAACTCCTCTTCATTGCCTCTCGCAGCCATATTACTCCACTGCATATTCCTAAACACAGAAATGATATGATAAAGCGCCATATCAGAAACAGCTTCAGTGGAAGCAGCTGCTCCATTACAGTAAAGGATACCATTCTCGGCCATGATGTCAACATCCGCCCAGTCATATCCAGCACCAGCTGATGCGTAGACCTTCATGGACTTGGGCAAAAGTGGGATCAGCTCTTTATCCCAGCGTCCCATTTCCCCGCCTGTGATCCAAAAAGGTCGCATGACAGCTTGGAAGTCGCCCCATTTCTTCTGGCGAAGAGCTTCGAGGAAGGGACCGCGTTGGCGTTCTTCTGCTGAGAGGCGGATGATGGTGAATTTTGACTCGAGTTGTTTGTAGAGATCGTGGTTGTACTTGATTGGGTCTCCGATATGGAGGATTATGGGCTTTTCGGCTGAAGGCATGATGAGATCTGAAGAGGCAATATCTGAAAGCTATATGATGCTAGAGAGATTTCCTCAGCGTTTCTGTCAGAGAAGGTATATAAACGATGCCAACACAAGAACGCGATATTAATCTGTGGATCAACATCGATCTTCGCTCCGAGCTCTCCATATTCCCCGCGTCTTACTTCCCACTATCTCCTCCTATGCATATCGGATGTCGCCATTACTACATGACCAACACCAATACAACTCGTCCATCACGTCGGCTCGGCTACACGCAACAAACGGCCCTTCTAGCGCATCTTGCTCATCGGATGACGGCTCGGAATGTTGTTGGATTGGTTCAAGTTGAAGATCTACATGATTCATGGAGTTACGTTGCAAGGTTTATTTCCCCGCTCGTCTTGGTTTCCCCAGACTATCTCCCCCATACCCCAGGTTCAAGTCGTAGAAATCTCGGCAAGAAATGCGATGGCTAGTTTGGGCAGATTGACGGTGTTGATAAATACGTCTGAAAAGGTCTTTCAATTTTCTTCTTGACTAGAGTAATCTTGTGATAAAATTAtcagtcatcatggccgaTGTCAAAGAGAGAGGCGAAGAACTCCATCTGGAGACTCTCGGTGGAGAAACAGCTCACATCGAGAATCGAGACATCAAAGAAAAGGCTCTGGTTCGAAGAATCGATAAGAGAATGATGCCACTAATGATGCTTCTTTGTAAGTGCTGACTCCCTTGATCACATCAACGAGAGCTAACATGTTCTTCAGACATTCTCAATTATCTCGACAGAAATAACATCGCGACCGCCCGTCTCGGTAGCTTCGAAGAAGACATCGGTCTTGTGGCCGAGCAGTACAACACCGTCATCAGCATCTTTTTCGTGGGTTACATCCTGACTCAGGTACCCACCAACATGATCCTAAATAAGATGCGACCGTCGATCTTTTTGGTATGTTTCCGAGTCAGGTATTTGTGGCGCATCATTGTGCTGATGGTTCTTGATAGCCCTGTATCATGGTCTGTTGGGCTACTGTTAGTGCTTGCACTGGTGCTGTGCAGAGCTATCATGGGATGATTGCTTTGAGATTCATCCTTGGATTTGTGGAGGCACCGTTCTTCCGTAAGTTAGCCGATGGATGAAAGAACTTTGACTGACTGGTGTGGTGTAGCCGGtgctttgttcttgtttaGTTCATGGTATACCAAGAAAGAACTTGCAGTTCGCATCTCGATTCTTTATGCAGCTGGCCAAATGGCTGGTGCATTTGGTGGTCTTCTTGGAAgtgccatcatggctggtatGGACGGTAAAGCTGGTTTAGCCAACTGGCGATGGCTCTGTATGCATCCCTCTCTAACCTTATATACCACTATTGACCAAGGTCCAGTCATCATCGAAGGCTGTGCTACTTATCCCGCAGCCATCGTTACATACTTCGTCGTCCCAGACtacccagcaacaacagcgtGGCTCAGCGACGAAGAACGCCGCATCGCAGTACTTCGTATGGCCGAAGATGCCAGTAAGGAAGATGACCGAGCCGACGTATCAGCTTGGGAGGGTGCTAGAATGGCCTTCACCGACCCAGCGCTTTACATGATATGGATCATGCAGCTTGGTCTCaatacagcagcagcctttaCGAACTTCTTCCCTACTATTGTCAAGACTCTGGGTTACAGCTCGACTATCACTCTTCTACTATCTGCGCCGCCCTACGTCTTTGCTGCGGCACTGGGTATCACGAACTCTTGGCATAGTGATCGCGCTAATGAGCGGTGGCTCCATGTTGTTTGGCCGCAGATATTCTGCAGTATTGGGttcatcatctcagctgTTACCCTCAACACGGCAGCTCGATACATCTCGACGTTCATGATGATGTCAGTCTACGGATCATTTGGCTGCATCTTATCTTGGGTATCCTCCTCTCTACCACGTCCATCGACAAAGCGCGCTATCTCATAC of Fusarium musae strain F31 chromosome 5, whole genome shotgun sequence contains these proteins:
- a CDS encoding hypothetical protein (EggNog:ENOG41) — translated: MPPQNPDWVKALKPSGPQGSELLAQERANSDINVDQLSTFLFTKEVLDRNEKILKILQADPVFDKEQNYFRGRTDRLEAALARAKALRRLSVKHNWNDEEHHAANDLISEPTPYGLHATMFLKTLEEQGTPAQHKLFLERARNYEIIGCYAQTELGHGSNVRGLETTATWNQEDKTFTIHSPHLTASKWWIGSLGKAANHAVVVAQLILNGKPYGPHPFVVPIRDMKTHEPLPDIHVGDIGPKFGYNTMDNGFLLFNNVKIPHVNMLNRFSGVDPETGKYIRPSNPALIYGTLTFIRSSIVFQSGSVLARGVTIATRYCAVRRQFQDRDADASETGENQVLNYTMVQHRLLPLLASSYALFFTGRAMINLYNANQKRMAQRRDAGDAKRKPGPEELSPGSDHLADLHAISCSLKAFASTTAAEGLEVCRRACGGHGYSAFSGIGSWYADYLPTVTWEGDNYMLTQQVARYLLKSARAVLAGKAPDNGISRIFKEFIRRQDIGAAFDVLDSDQDLVDAFAWRVSFLTFEALKHRDEEKQSWNSLLIDFWRLSTAYAQYQVVKNFHEALQDETTKKSLDPNTLAIMHKLFELFALHNLQSSASEFFTSAATTVRQIQLARTKRTLSLLDEIRPHAVRLVDAWSFPDWQLDSALGRYDGKVYEDLFHRASEVNPVNDIVFDPYPESDVLFRKNGSGPKAKL
- a CDS encoding hypothetical protein (EggNog:ENOG41) is translated as MAADRQPEIILYDLACIKNTCFSPVVWKIRLMLNYKDIPYETIFLEFPDIEPKLKELGLEAHDSSSSSARYTVPTIHHVPTGKYIMDSPAIAEFLESTYPDPPLSPSSKLGREIETKARGAIGPAFRISVTPRENLILSPRAQEYFRAKNEARIGCKLEDLMDSEKEEKTWQAVEGKMNELSNLMMTNKDKGPFLLGDKPCYTDFFIAASLQSARTIDEEIFQRCAAYPGFKAIYEACILWMEKKN